From a region of the Tiliqua scincoides isolate rTilSci1 chromosome 4, rTilSci1.hap2, whole genome shotgun sequence genome:
- the ARMH2 gene encoding armadillo-like helical domain-containing protein 2 has protein sequence MESILNKLQDWYDQHFARPEEEPVKLTSPNFHHHKIITYGADLRNTELPLEERAQAALHIGMLTYTGGINAAMVASNYIQDMMDILTMPDTSTTVRISILKGLSCLCYINYVNQDVAKECHLTDIILACLDEDEDTPGAGSDLPIVKFWACYLMSVICCNNIPCIKLFQDSGDQMLQNRLEDLSNMDWSGWPQNYAEVMIGLLGYQKTKAKRESLGNNLEMDTQLPE, from the exons ATGGAGAGTATATTAAATAAGCTACAGGACTGGTACGATCAGCACTTTGCACGCCCGGAGGAGGAACCTGTCAAGCTAACATCCCCTAACTTTCACCACCATAAAATAATCACTTACGGGGCTGACCTGAGAAATACAGAGCTGCCTCTGGAGGAGAGAGCCCAAGCTGCACTACATATCGGAATGCTAACTTACACAG GTGGAATCAACGCTGCTATGGTTGCATCTAACTACATTCAGGACATGATGGATATTTTAACAATGCCAGATACTTCTACCACAGTAAGGATCTCAATATTGAAAGGTTTATCTTGTCTGTGTTACATCAACTACGTTAACCAAGACGTAGCCAAAGAATGTCACCTTACTGACATCATACTTGCTTGTCTAGATGAAGATGAAGATACTCCAGGTGCTGGATCAGACTTACCCATTGTGAAGTTCTGGGCTTGTTACCTCATGTCTGTCATCTGCTGCAACAACATTCCTTGTATTAAATTATTTCAGGATTCAGGTGACCAAATGCTACAGAACAGGTTGGAAGACCTCTCTAATATGGACTGGTCTGGCTGGCCACAAAACTATGCTGAGGTCATGATTGGGCTTCTAGGATATCAGAAGACGAAAGCAAAACGAGAGAGCTTGGGAAACAACCTAGAAATGGACACTCAATTACCTGAATGA